The DNA segment GAGCTCGTGGTGGCGCTGTGGTGGGCACCGCTGTCTCAGTCGCCACTGCAAAAGACGAGGAAGACGCTGACACGCGGCTCCGAAGCCCGAGCCCGACGACAACGATCAGTGTTCCGTTCCATCGGGTCCGCGCAATGGCCTCATTCAACGAGAAGCTCGTCCAGGAGGTGAAGAAGCACACGCAGCTCTGGGACCAGCACTCCAGGCTGCACAAGAAGGCCGGCTACCGGGAGGCCGCCTGGATGGAAATCGCCGCCGCGCTGGCCGTGACCGGTGAGCCGCTGCATGCTGCGTTCACCGCACACACAGCCGGCCTCGCGCTCCGGTCTCGAACGCGTACGTGTCCGACGAGGTGCACTGCAACCTCGCAGCTGGCTTCGTCGCAGACACTTGGTGTGGACCGCGTCTTATACGGTGTAGCTGGCACCGTACGATGCGGAATCGGCCTCCTTTTACGTATTGCCGTGAGCCTTGAGCTTCCGTAGGCTCCTTTGGCGTGCTGATGGCACAGCTGATGGTGCCTATAGAAGGACGTGTCTTTTGGATGAGCGCGCGTTTCAGCTGTTCGCGTCATTGAGGATGCTTTGCCGGGAACGAGTGTCGTACCGATGATTGCGGGCTCATAGCCAGAGTGTCTTCGCGACTAGCTGCCGCGTAGAATTGCGTGGTCTCTGGTCCGTTGTCGACAGGCGTCCTAGTTGACGGTGCCTTAGATCCACGAGCTGCTGCATCTGGTCTGAACCTTCTGCTGCCACGTCAGGTCTGTACCTCGAAGACTGCTGGCTCTCTCGAAGCGATATTAGTATTTTGCTGCCGCGTCCAGTACTGTGCCGGAAGCCTTTCCTCTCACGACTGCCCGTCGTCGCAATTAATCTGCCGTCGGTGGCTGGGGTACTAAAAGGCCTAGGCCAGGCACGTGTCCGTGGGCGTTGGGGGGGCCCGAGTAACTCCTCAATGTCAAGCACCTCCACCCTCTCCTTTCCGTTCTTGAGGCAGGGCCCTGTAAGAAGTTCCTTGGGCCCTCCCGAAAAAATTACTGGCTACGTGCCGGGCCTAGGCTACTTACTGTCAGGATAACGTAACGTTCgttattttctttcatttgcgTTCGGTTTTCTTACAGCTATAGATATGTGAGGCAGCACCATCTTAAAAGGCACCGATTTCGCCGTCGGCCTCCCAATATGCCATAACCAAATACCCGGTTACGGCGTTAGTGTGCTTAACACCAGAACGCAGGATCGAACCTcggtgcggcggccgcgtttcgttgaaTATGGCAgaaattcccgagccctccactacggaaccttttttccttcattctcttagtccctcctttatcctttcccttacggcacggtttaggggtccgccaatatgtgagagagatactgtatcatttccttttcccaaaaaataaTTACCCAATTTtctcacccgccgcagtggctcagtggttagaacgctcatctcctgatccggagtccccgaattcggacccgaccgcggcggctgcgttttatggaggcagaaggctaagacgcccgtgtgctgtgcgttgtcagtgcacattaaagatccccaggtggtcgaaattattccgaagccctccaatacggcacctctttcttccagatattgcgccatatactttccccaaaatctaaatattattattatcagtagcagtagtagtactaTTAATaattttctcacatatctcggtggacacccgaacggcgcccgtaagcgaaagaaaatgaaatgaaaaaaaaaatggtttcaaggaaaggaaaatacgcctgtatcacatatctcggagtaccacttgccagccacaaacgaatcagttttttatgtttgactttattaaacaagccaggtatgaaaattctagagcttgtaacttttttttgcgattagcttcttgtttatgtGAGAAGTGTTAACGGACTAcggttttgtcgtggaggaattcttttTACCGGtcgtaaatgtgggcggagcttcactgcggaGAAGTTTGATGAGACTGTACATACCCCTCACGACGAGGCACTGTCAGTTATACCAAGAGCAACAGGGCGCTGGAAGAGCGGTTTTTGTTTTCACGAAAGCTGTATACTAATTGTGGGGTGCCCCTAACCGCGACAAAGGCATGGTTGTTTTGACCGCAAACCGTGTGTTCCCTGGCGCAGTGGAGGAGTGCCAGACCCGGTGGCGCACCCTCCGGGACACGTACCTCAAGCGCAAGAAGCGCCGGCGCGCCGGCGCCAACGGGCAGTGGAACGTGCTGGAGCGTGATCTCGGCTTCCTCGATGACTTCCTGAGGCCGCGAACGTGAGTGTTGTGTACagagcgtgaaagaagaaaggaggaaataggtgccgtagtggagggctccggtcgaaattattccggagcccttcactacggcacctcattcttcctttcttccttcactccgtgtctgtctgttgttgccagttagagagaaaaggaaagtgcacaggcctgctcaatgactctagccgagccacaatcgctacctcgtgcagatagtaggggagttgaaagatgggatagaaagacaggatagtaaagacgcgctaaagacaaggccgatcccggaggtagtggaataccgggccaaccgatggcgggagtgaagcatccttcaaactctccgccacatttccaaaaataagtccaattggacccgtaacagatactctactggGGCCagactttcactccctcctttatcccttcccttacggcgcggttcaggcgtgcagcgatatatgagacagatactgattcatttcttttctgccaaaaccatttattatcattattattaatacaGGAAGACACCTGCCCGCCTTCGCGTCACAAGCACAACCTCGCGTGACTGCGACGTGGCCCAGCGGCTACTTAAGCGAGCGCCCGGTTTTGCCATGCTTTACCGTCCGCACAAAGCTGCGCGACTCGCACTAGATCGCCGCGATGCTGGGTGGCACGCAACCCACTGCGTACGGCATGTCCATTTCGCGGACCCAGGGGGTCTGTGTCtgggaaaattaataataataattcacgAGGCGTCTCAGGCTTTTCACGAGGCGTCTCAGCACAGTGCACAGAACCGCCGTAAATGGGCATAAGCTGTGGGCGGCTGGCGGAAGGAAATTAGATTGGCCAACGGGCGAACTCGGAAGTTAGCGGTTACGGGGTAAAAGCCACTATAACACCGCACTCTGTCAGCCCGAGTTTGAGTGCCTCATACACCCTCGCTGCCACGCCTCTTTCCCTTTTCCCTCGCAGGAGGCGCTCGACGCTGAACGCGGCGGCCCCGGCCGATGTGGAAGTCAAACAGGAGCAGCCCGGCGAAGACGCCGAAACGCGCGAGGCAGCggtggctgcggcagcagcacCACCTCAGCCCTGGCCTCTGGCCATGCGGCCGGCTGCCGTGATGCCGGATCGCCTGGCGGCAGGGGGCGCGGCGGCGCAGGAGCTCTCCTCGGACCCCGAGGAGTTCTTCTGCCTCAGCTTGGCGGCGCACCTCAAGAGACTTGTGCCCCGCGAACGAAGCATCGCCAGGATGAagatgctggagacactgcacaACTTGGAGTTTGGCGACAACATCGGAGAGGCCGCGCTCGGAGAACCCTAAGCAATGCACATTACGGAGGACGAGAAAGAAGCCGGCTTCAGCGAGCACCCACTCATCAGCCGGCAGAAACCtgcaccttttttgtttttgtttgactAGGAATGAAAATACATTGGCTGTTGAGTTGCACGCGTATGTCTCATCACTACAGCATTTGCTTTCAACACATTACAAACCAGAATGGAGTGAAGTGAGCCACTTGGTGAGATTCGAGGACTGACAGCTGAGTGCAACCGAGAGTGCACAGTCAGTTGCCCTCAGCGAGGAATAAACAAGCTCGATACTTCGAAAGCAAGCGATTGTAAAGTATAAGTaaagccgaaagttgggcgagttggtgaacgtTCATGATTAAAATGCAGCGCAAATAAAACACGACAGACAGAAatgacgacgcagacaagcgctagtCTGCGTCAAGCTGTCTTTCGTGTTTATTTGCGCTATATTCTACGTCATGTCGAACTCTAGCTTTCGTCAGCGTGCCAAGGTAGCTCATCTCATCAGTTTTATGGCGCATCACGTCTGTTCAGACAAAGATCATGCGCTACTAAAGGTCACTGCATTAATGCGCTCAGCACGGTTAGCTGATGAAGGTCAAgcctgtggaaacctgtttcccccctccatttcgatgcggcccatcttcatcgtcggccgtcggggaCGGGCAGCAcgggttgggcgaggagggaagtctccctcatggggaaagggaacggcgacgggagcgccacctcgtaggtggCGCTCTTCGGGATCTTCaggatccggccagcgttacgagcggttggagccgcacgctctatTCACcgtccgcggcaggcgcacggggatccgtcgtgccttgccgctggacttctggttccaggcagagaagcGAGTGCatcaaacgcgcgctctggtcgcattccccagcaaatgctagggaattgTTTTGCCTCAagcatgcggcgcgcacgggaaatcccggccgccattgtcggcgcatacaaatgttcgctgCCGATGCCTCCGAAGTCgcacccctgccccagccggtaagtcggaagtccttcttacgttgccttctacttccgaggatgcctcgatgttttgtagctagctggcccggtctgtgtattaattgcaagtgtaataaatagcatatgagtgttcacgctttgtcgtcccttcccttcgtttctctcgagcacgaacccctccgcggttagcgagcgggaatgctgcatccgcggagtgggagtgcggggtgGGGCGGAAGGCTGTTCCCCCCAGATATTTCCACAAGCCAGCCCGCGTAGTATTGCACGCTGGCGGGTATAGCCGTGCATCAAAGGAAGCAAAGGGAGAGCGCGACAAAGCAGCGGAAACTGGCTTTTTGGTGCGTacgaaaacaacgggataaaaagATGCTGGCAGACAACGCAGGCGCTGCTACACAACTAAGAGTATGTGTAGGCACGTGCAAGTACAGAAAAAGGGGGAAACAAAAGAAGGATGTTTAAAAAGTCAGctagaagaagaaggaaaaggcaGATCACGGAGCGGGGCACATATTAGAATAGGTACCAGCCAGCATGCGCCTGTATTGGCACCTGAAGCCGAAAatctaataataattgttttttggggaaaggaaatggcgcagtatctgtcatataccgttggacacctgaac comes from the Amblyomma americanum isolate KBUSLIRL-KWMA chromosome 1, ASM5285725v1, whole genome shotgun sequence genome and includes:
- the LOC144115582 gene encoding uncharacterized protein LOC144115582; this translates as MASFNEKLVQEVKKHTQLWDQHSRLHKKAGYREAAWMEIAAALAVTVEECQTRWRTLRDTYLKRKKRRRAGANGQWNVLERDLGFLDDFLRPRTRRSTLNAAAPADVEVKQEQPGEDAETREAAVAAAAAPPQPWPLAMRPAAVMPDRLAAGGAAAQELSSDPEEFFCLSLAAHLKRLVPRERSIARMKMLETLHNLEFGDNIGEAALGEP